From Topomyia yanbarensis strain Yona2022 unplaced genomic scaffold, ASM3024719v1 HiC_scaffold_22, whole genome shotgun sequence, one genomic window encodes:
- the LOC131694987 gene encoding thioredoxin-related transmembrane protein 2 homolog translates to MSFKKDVVLLIKPYYWVNILMSLSFIVAKRAPMLCNFLWTYLFNQQDQCELDGRETEILFFLLIVVMIRTRKTGSVTMINYLTSSFTYTKVANLGLWFYSDIRLGLIYGVLFILVALTLPEPTYSGPNNVVYLRTENGLDEELERDKRVNWLVTFYTVWNPACANFAPIIAELSAEYNLPNLKFGKVDIGRFPNIGKKYHVSDSSFSRQLPTVILFRNGKEVTRRPYSDSKGKLVKFFFSSDNVKAAFDLNNLYKECKDNPIKNTGKAIAEKKKN, encoded by the coding sequence ATGTCGTTCAAGAAGGATGTGGTTCTGCTCATTAAACCTTACTATTGGGTTAATATTCTGATGAGCCTTTCGTTTATCGTGGCCAAGCGTGCTCCCATGCTATGCAACTTTTTATGGACTTATCTGTTCAATCAGCAGGATCAGTGCGAATTGGATGGGCGAGAGACAGAGATTCTGTTCTTCCTGCTCATCGTTGTCATGATCCGGACAAGAAAAACTGGAAGTGTCACGATGATTAACTATTTGACGTCCAGTTTCACGTATACGAAGGTTGCAAATCTAGGCTTGTGGTTCTACAGTGATATTCGATTGGGTTTGATATATGGGGTGCTGTTTATTTTGGTTGCGTTAACTCTTCCAGAACCAACATATTCCGGACCGAATAATGTAGTGTACCTTCGCACGGAGAATGGCCTTGACGAAGAACTGGAAAGAGACAAACGTGTTAATTGGTTGGTCACATTCTACACCGTCTGGAATCCAGCTTGCGCAAATTTCGCTCCGATCATCGCTGAGTTGTCTGCTGAGTACAATCTGCCCAACCTGAAGTTCGGAAAAGTGGACATAGGACGGTTCCCAAATATCGGCAAGAAGTACCATGTTTCCGACAGTTCCTTCAGCCGACAACTGCCCACGGTGATACTGTTCCGCAACGGCAAGGAGGTGACCCGTCGTCCCTACTCCGATTCCAAGGGTAAGCTGGTAAAGTTCTTTTTCTCCAGTGATAACGTTAAGGCTGCTTTTGATCTGAACAACCTATACAAAGAATGTAAAGATAATCCGATCAAAAATACCGGCAAGGCTATTGCCGAGAAGAAGAAGAATTAA